A section of the Rhodobacter sp. genome encodes:
- a CDS encoding LysR family transcriptional regulator has translation MRALEAALGVALFHPGAQGVTPTPEAEALAEGLVPALARLARALAPLGSDPPLGALAPFEAALRHGGFTAAAGALGVSPGAVAQQVRRVEDWSGRALFDRHSRGVTPTPEAAAVLPALGDALQGFAPLMATLGAAPVRIAALPAVAQLWLAPRLPALRAALGVSVSVTALERPPEAKRAPYDLAVFFAETGGAVLEPDALVPVCAPALAARLRTAADLAGVPILTDAVWSGDWRAWAGVATPGRPAPRGVAHSLYALAVDEAVAGAGVLMGHSALLRRHLAAGTLVAPLMPAVPSPRALRLFRLRPLVRDSAAARVAAWLQTA, from the coding sequence ATGCGCGCACTCGAGGCCGCCTTGGGCGTTGCGCTGTTTCACCCCGGCGCCCAGGGCGTCACCCCCACGCCCGAGGCCGAGGCGCTGGCCGAGGGACTGGTGCCCGCCCTTGCGCGGTTGGCCCGCGCGCTGGCCCCGCTGGGCAGCGACCCGCCACTGGGGGCCCTGGCCCCGTTCGAGGCCGCGCTGCGCCACGGGGGGTTCACCGCCGCCGCCGGGGCGCTGGGGGTCAGCCCGGGCGCGGTGGCGCAGCAGGTCCGCCGGGTCGAAGACTGGTCAGGGCGCGCGTTGTTCGACCGCCACAGCCGCGGCGTCACCCCAACGCCCGAGGCCGCGGCCGTGCTGCCGGCGCTGGGCGATGCGTTGCAAGGCTTTGCCCCGCTCATGGCCACGCTGGGCGCCGCGCCGGTGCGCATCGCCGCGCTGCCGGCGGTGGCGCAGCTCTGGCTGGCGCCGCGCCTGCCGGCCCTGCGCGCGGCGCTGGGGGTCAGCGTATCGGTGACAGCGCTGGAACGCCCGCCCGAGGCCAAGCGCGCGCCCTATGATCTGGCGGTGTTCTTTGCCGAAACCGGCGGCGCGGTGCTGGAGCCGGACGCGCTGGTCCCGGTCTGTGCGCCCGCGCTGGCGGCGCGGCTGCGCACGGCGGCGGATCTGGCGGGGGTGCCGATCCTGACCGATGCCGTCTGGTCGGGCGACTGGCGGGCCTGGGCGGGCGTTGCCACGCCGGGCCGCCCCGCGCCGCGCGGCGTCGCGCATTCGCTCTATGCGCTGGCGGTGGACGAGGCGGTGGCGGGCGCGGGCGTGTTGATGGGGCACAGCGCCTTGTTGCGGCGCCATCTGGCGGCGGGCACCCTGGTCGCCCCCCTGATGCCGGCGGTGCCCAGCCCGCGCGCGCTGCGCCTGTTCCGGCTGCGGCCGCTGGTCCGCGACAGCGCGGCGGCGCGGGTGGCGGCCTGGCTTCAGACGGCGTGA
- a CDS encoding aminotransferase class I/II-fold pyridoxal phosphate-dependent enzyme, giving the protein MPHLTARPWVPAACEARVQTIAAETARADDSAVDARIESLIARNQQIHERDNFNLNPATNVMNPRAEAALARGLGSRPSLGYPGDKYEMGLQAIEEIEVIAAELAAEVFDATHAEIRVPSGALANLYGFMALAKPGDAIIAPPASIGGHVTHHADGCAGLYGLVTHPAPVNADGYTVDLEALRALALRVRPKVITVGGSLNLFAHPVADVRAIADEVGAKVLFDAAHQCGIIAGKAWANPLAEGADLMTMSTYKSLGGPAGGLIVTRDAAIAERLDRIAFPGMTANFDAAKSAALAISLLDWRAFGPAYARAMIDTAQAFAQALSDAGLPVFGAERGFTTSHQFAVEAAGFGGGQAASRTLEAAGFLACGIGLPIAPVAGDLNGLRIGTPELVRWGVTVADIPEIAALVAEALRSNDPASVAPRTRALRARFDRLHYIRA; this is encoded by the coding sequence ATGCCCCATCTCACCGCCCGCCCCTGGGTGCCCGCCGCCTGTGAGGCCCGCGTCCAGACGATCGCCGCCGAAACGGCGCGCGCCGACGATTCCGCGGTCGATGCCCGCATCGAATCGCTGATCGCGCGCAATCAGCAAATCCACGAGCGCGACAATTTCAACCTGAACCCGGCGACCAACGTGATGAACCCCCGCGCCGAGGCCGCGCTGGCCAGGGGCCTCGGTTCTCGCCCCTCGCTGGGCTATCCGGGCGACAAATACGAGATGGGCCTGCAAGCCATCGAAGAGATCGAGGTCATCGCCGCCGAACTCGCGGCCGAGGTCTTCGATGCCACGCACGCCGAGATCCGCGTGCCCTCGGGGGCGCTGGCCAACCTGTATGGGTTCATGGCGCTGGCCAAACCGGGCGACGCGATCATCGCGCCGCCGGCTTCGATCGGCGGGCATGTGACCCACCACGCCGACGGCTGCGCCGGACTATACGGCCTGGTCACGCATCCCGCCCCGGTGAACGCCGACGGCTACACGGTCGATCTGGAGGCGCTGCGCGCGCTGGCCCTGCGCGTGCGGCCCAAGGTCATCACCGTCGGCGGCAGCCTGAACCTGTTTGCGCATCCCGTGGCCGATGTCCGCGCCATCGCCGACGAGGTGGGCGCCAAGGTTCTCTTCGATGCGGCCCATCAATGCGGGATCATCGCCGGCAAGGCCTGGGCCAACCCGTTGGCCGAGGGCGCCGACCTGATGACCATGAGCACCTACAAATCGCTGGGCGGACCGGCGGGCGGGCTGATTGTGACCCGCGATGCCGCCATCGCCGAGCGACTGGACAGGATCGCCTTTCCGGGCATGACGGCGAATTTCGACGCGGCGAAATCGGCGGCGCTGGCGATCTCGCTGCTGGATTGGCGGGCCTTTGGGCCGGCCTATGCCCGGGCCATGATCGACACCGCGCAGGCGTTCGCACAGGCGCTGTCCGACGCCGGCCTTCCGGTGTTCGGCGCCGAGCGGGGCTTTACCACCTCGCACCAGTTCGCGGTCGAAGCGGCCGGGTTCGGCGGCGGGCAGGCGGCGTCGCGGACGCTGGAGGCGGCGGGTTTCCTGGCCTGCGGCATCGGCCTGCCCATCGCGCCGGTGGCGGGCGATCTGAACGGGCTCAGGATCGGCACGCCGGAACTGGTGCGCTGGGGCGTGACGGTCGCGGACATCCCCGAGATCGCCGCGCTTGTGGCCGAGGCCCTCAGATCCAACGACCCGGCCAGCGTCGCCCCGCGCACGCGGGCGCTGCGCGCGCGCTTCGACCGGCTGCACTATATCCGCGCCTGA
- a CDS encoding AsmA family protein, with product MRWIFRLLGLVVVLIALAVGALFLLPADRIAQLAARQFEAATGRQLTIAGGVTPTFWPVLGARVEGVTLANAPGAQGGPMLVADSVDLGVDLSALWGGSVVVRRFEARNPQIVLERDANGQGNWVFSGLGATQDTTVSDSGAGVLPPISLDRAQIEGASLRFIDHQAGTDVTVQGVTLDLSMPEAGGAATLTLNVANNGQQATVRATLGSVEQLLAGQVVPVTAAIEASGAQGTFDGRMGVQPVAAEGRIALDIRQLAPLLALAGAGGAEVLPDAARPLSLAGQFTLAPAGSIHLRDGALGVGVNRLALALDTTFDGPRPQVSGTISADSLDLSGFTSGNGTSNGGGAAAAGAGWPTNRIDASALGIADAQIGLTLGPVNTGYGTLDSLRGSLTIERSRGVLTISELRGFDGTGSGELVANNRNGLSVGGNLSLQGVSLLSALRQSLGFERLSGTASANLRFLGVGNSVDAIMRSLEGQGQIRFGRGEILGFDLSSMLRNLDPSAIGAGNSTIYDSIGASFTMNGGVLTNQDLALEASLLAVRGQGTVDLGNQTLDYRVTPEAMRNADTGEALRVPLLITGPWSEPRFRLDLEGLAEQRLREEQDRLRARAEEEAQRLEDQARARVQDAVQQQLGVTQQEGQSAEDALRQGVEDRAREGLLRLLGGGGGQAEAPAAGN from the coding sequence ATGCGTTGGATTTTCAGGCTGCTCGGGCTGGTTGTCGTGCTGATCGCGCTGGCGGTCGGCGCCTTGTTCCTGTTGCCGGCCGATCGCATCGCACAACTGGCCGCCCGCCAGTTCGAGGCCGCGACCGGCCGCCAGCTGACCATCGCGGGCGGCGTCACGCCCACCTTCTGGCCGGTGCTGGGCGCCCGGGTCGAGGGCGTGACACTGGCCAACGCGCCCGGCGCGCAAGGCGGGCCGATGCTGGTGGCGGATTCGGTCGATCTGGGGGTCGATCTGTCGGCGCTGTGGGGCGGTTCGGTCGTTGTGCGCCGGTTCGAGGCCCGCAATCCGCAGATCGTGCTGGAGCGGGACGCGAACGGACAGGGGAACTGGGTGTTCTCGGGGCTGGGCGCCACGCAGGACACGACGGTCAGCGACAGCGGCGCGGGGGTCCTGCCGCCGATCTCGCTGGATCGCGCGCAGATCGAGGGCGCAAGCCTCAGGTTCATCGACCACCAGGCGGGCACGGATGTGACCGTGCAGGGGGTCACGCTGGACCTGTCCATGCCCGAGGCTGGCGGTGCCGCGACGCTCACGCTGAATGTGGCGAACAACGGCCAGCAAGCGACGGTGCGCGCGACCCTGGGCTCGGTCGAGCAATTGCTGGCGGGGCAGGTCGTGCCGGTCACCGCGGCGATCGAGGCCTCGGGTGCGCAGGGAACCTTTGACGGGCGCATGGGGGTGCAGCCGGTCGCGGCCGAGGGGCGTATTGCGCTGGACATCCGCCAATTGGCGCCTTTGCTGGCGCTTGCGGGGGCCGGCGGGGCCGAGGTCCTGCCCGACGCCGCGCGCCCGCTCTCGCTGGCGGGGCAGTTCACCCTGGCGCCGGCTGGCAGCATCCATCTGCGCGACGGCGCGTTGGGGGTCGGCGTGAACCGCCTGGCGCTGGCGCTGGACACCACCTTTGACGGACCCCGGCCGCAGGTCTCGGGCACGATCAGCGCCGACAGCCTGGACCTGTCGGGGTTCACCTCGGGCAACGGCACGAGCAACGGCGGCGGCGCGGCGGCGGCGGGCGCGGGCTGGCCGACCAATCGTATCGACGCCTCGGCGCTCGGGATCGCGGACGCGCAGATCGGCCTGACGCTGGGCCCGGTGAACACCGGCTACGGCACCCTGGACAGCCTGCGCGGCAGCCTGACGATCGAGCGGTCGCGCGGCGTCCTGACGATTTCGGAACTGCGCGGGTTCGACGGCACGGGCTCGGGCGAACTGGTGGCAAACAACCGCAACGGGCTGTCGGTGGGCGGCAACCTCAGCCTGCAAGGGGTGAGCCTGCTTTCGGCGCTGCGCCAGTCGCTGGGGTTCGAGCGGCTCAGCGGCACGGCCTCGGCCAATCTGCGGTTCCTGGGGGTCGGCAATTCCGTGGATGCGATCATGCGCAGCCTGGAAGGGCAGGGGCAGATCCGCTTCGGCCGGGGCGAGATCCTGGGCTTCGATCTGTCCAGCATGTTGCGCAATCTGGATCCGTCGGCCATCGGCGCCGGCAATTCGACGATCTATGACAGCATCGGCGCCAGTTTCACCATGAACGGCGGCGTGCTGACCAACCAGGACCTGGCGCTCGAGGCCAGTCTGCTGGCGGTGCGCGGGCAGGGCACGGTCGATCTGGGCAACCAGACGCTGGATTATCGCGTCACGCCCGAGGCGATGCGCAACGCCGACACCGGCGAGGCGCTGCGCGTGCCCCTGCTGATCACCGGCCCGTGGTCCGAGCCGCGCTTCCGGCTGGACCTGGAAGGGTTGGCCGAACAGCGTCTGCGCGAAGAACAGGACCGCCTGCGCGCCCGCGCCGAGGAAGAAGCGCAGCGGCTGGAAGACCAGGCCCGCGCCCGGGTGCAGGACGCGGTGCAGCAACAACTGGGCGTGACCCAGCAAGAGGGCCAGTCGGCTGAGGACGCGCTGCGCCAGGGCGTCGAGGATCGCGCCCGCGAGGGGTTGCTGCGGCTTCTGGGCGGTGGCGGCGGTCAGGCCGAGGCCCCGGCCGCCGGCAACTGA
- a CDS encoding 1-acyl-sn-glycerol-3-phosphate acyltransferase yields MSWSAPLRRFAARVTGQGLVLFARAITAVHAEWRGVGPAPRQRVYFANHVSNADMPMIWSVLPHALRLRTRPVAAADYWLTSGLRRFAGAEVFRAVLIDRRPEARTEDPMAAILTALEAGDSLILFPEGLRNQGPEPLKPFKAGLHNIAVARPDVELVPTWIANLNAVMPKGEVIPLPLMCSVIFGEPVALRPDEDRGAFLTRAAAALLALRPEDPA; encoded by the coding sequence ATGTCGTGGTCCGCGCCTCTTCGTCGCTTCGCGGCCCGGGTTACCGGGCAAGGTCTGGTGCTGTTCGCCCGGGCCATCACCGCGGTGCACGCCGAATGGCGCGGCGTCGGCCCCGCGCCGCGACAGCGGGTCTATTTCGCCAACCATGTGTCGAACGCCGACATGCCGATGATCTGGTCCGTCCTGCCGCATGCCCTGCGCCTGCGCACCCGGCCGGTCGCGGCGGCGGACTATTGGCTGACCAGCGGCCTGCGCCGCTTTGCTGGGGCCGAGGTGTTCCGCGCGGTTCTGATCGACCGTCGCCCCGAGGCCCGGACCGAGGACCCGATGGCCGCGATCCTGACCGCGCTGGAAGCCGGCGATTCGCTGATCCTGTTTCCCGAGGGGTTGCGCAACCAGGGGCCCGAACCGCTGAAACCCTTCAAGGCCGGGCTTCACAACATCGCCGTGGCGCGGCCCGACGTCGAACTGGTGCCGACCTGGATCGCCAACCTGAACGCGGTCATGCCCAAGGGCGAGGTGATCCCGCTGCCGCTGATGTGCAGCGTCATCTTTGGCGAACCCGTCGCGCTGCGCCCGGACGAAGACCGCGGCGCCTTTCTGACGCGCGCCGCCGCCGCCCTGCTGGCATTGCGCCCCGAGGACCCGGCATGA
- a CDS encoding phosphatidate cytidylyltransferase, with amino-acid sequence MSPLTRDIALLALAVSLLLLALTVLGERMRARRAAPDPAIEVFMARVDSWWAMVILFTLAMLAGRWAVILLFATASFAALREFYTYSSRTRADHLTLALAFYILLPAQFLLVFFDLQRTFTVFIPVYVFLLLPFVSVLRGSTERFLARVSETQWGLMIAVFCLSHIPALMWLELPGSTGRGLLLIAFLVLVVQTGDLADFYLGRRTGRHRIVPGLSAKTWEGAAWGVAAAALMGLALSWLTPFGPLAAAGLAAIASAAGQAGSLVLRAIKRDRGLRDWSHLIPGQGGFLDQLDSVIFAAPAFFHLTRLWWFTT; translated from the coding sequence ATGAGCCCGCTCACCCGCGATATCGCCCTTCTGGCGCTGGCCGTGTCGCTGCTGTTGCTGGCGCTCACCGTTCTGGGCGAACGGATGCGCGCCCGTCGCGCCGCGCCCGATCCCGCGATCGAGGTGTTCATGGCGCGGGTGGACAGCTGGTGGGCGATGGTGATCCTGTTCACGCTGGCGATGTTGGCGGGGCGGTGGGCGGTGATCTTGCTGTTCGCGACAGCCTCGTTCGCGGCGCTGCGCGAATTCTACACCTATTCGTCGCGCACACGGGCCGATCACCTGACCCTGGCGCTGGCCTTCTACATCCTGCTGCCCGCGCAATTCCTGCTGGTGTTCTTCGACCTTCAACGCACCTTCACCGTGTTCATCCCGGTCTATGTGTTCCTGCTGCTGCCCTTCGTCTCGGTGCTCAGGGGTTCGACCGAGCGGTTCCTTGCGCGGGTGTCGGAAACCCAATGGGGGCTGATGATCGCGGTCTTCTGTCTCAGCCACATCCCGGCGCTGATGTGGCTGGAACTGCCCGGCAGCACGGGGCGCGGGTTGCTGCTGATCGCCTTTCTGGTGCTGGTGGTGCAGACCGGGGACCTGGCCGATTTCTACCTGGGCCGGCGCACCGGGCGCCACCGCATCGTGCCCGGACTGTCCGCCAAGACCTGGGAAGGCGCCGCCTGGGGGGTGGCGGCGGCCGCACTGATGGGGCTGGCGCTGTCGTGGCTCACGCCCTTCGGCCCGCTGGCGGCGGCGGGCCTGGCGGCGATCGCCTCGGCCGCGGGGCAAGCCGGCAGCCTGGTGCTGCGCGCGATAAAGCGCGACCGCGGGCTCAGGGACTGGTCGCACTTGATCCCCGGCCAGGGCGGGTTCCTGGACCAGCTCGACAGCGTGATCTTCGCCGCGCCCGCCTTTTTCCACCTGACCCGGCTGTGGTGGTTCACGACCTGA
- a CDS encoding crotonase/enoyl-CoA hydratase family protein has product MTDTRVTITIENGVAEVTLNRADKMNAWDEAMFTQIAAAGERLIDEPDLRAVVLTGAGRAFSAGIDTAMLAGFAGNLDALRSEIVTPPPGQPANRFQRPCTVWADLPVPVIAALHGVTYGAGMQLALGADLRIAAPDTQLSIMEMRWGLIPDMGLTKLLPGLMRADQALELILSARVVAAPEAQALGLVTRLAEHPLEAARALARDIAARSPEAARGAKALVRAAWPGDDSALALEARLQAAIIGSPNQIEAVMAGMQKRPPQFR; this is encoded by the coding sequence ATGACCGACACCCGCGTGACGATCACCATCGAGAACGGCGTGGCCGAGGTCACCTTGAACCGCGCCGACAAGATGAACGCCTGGGACGAGGCGATGTTCACCCAGATCGCCGCGGCAGGCGAGCGGCTGATCGACGAACCCGACCTGCGCGCGGTGGTGCTGACCGGCGCCGGGCGCGCGTTCAGCGCGGGCATCGACACGGCGATGCTGGCCGGGTTCGCCGGCAATCTCGATGCGCTGCGGTCCGAGATCGTCACCCCGCCGCCCGGCCAGCCCGCGAACCGTTTTCAGCGGCCCTGCACCGTCTGGGCCGATCTGCCGGTGCCGGTGATCGCGGCGCTGCACGGGGTGACCTATGGCGCGGGGATGCAACTGGCGTTGGGCGCCGACCTCCGCATCGCGGCGCCGGACACGCAGCTTTCCATCATGGAAATGCGCTGGGGCCTGATCCCCGACATGGGGCTGACGAAACTGCTGCCGGGGCTGATGCGCGCCGACCAGGCGCTGGAGCTGATCCTTTCGGCCCGCGTGGTGGCCGCGCCCGAGGCCCAGGCGCTGGGTCTGGTGACCCGCCTGGCCGAACATCCGCTCGAGGCCGCGCGCGCCCTCGCCCGCGACATCGCCGCCCGCTCGCCCGAGGCCGCGCGCGGCGCCAAGGCGCTGGTGCGCGCCGCCTGGCCCGGCGATGATTCCGCGCTCGCGCTCGAGGCGCGCCTCCAGGCCGCGATCATCGGTTCGCCCAACCAGATCGAGGCGGTGATGGCCGGGATGCAGAAACGTCCGCCGCAATTCCGCTGA
- a CDS encoding FMN-binding glutamate synthase family protein, protein MFSRLLRFSTLIACVVLALASAVALTWSGAFWLPLAIFGALAALGIYDMLQTRHAILRNYPILGHLRYFFEMIRPEIRQYLLESDFDEEPFSREARNIVYQRSKNVEDKRPFGTKVSVYDGGYQWLTHSIRPRKIENSDFRVRIGGPDCKHPYDLSLYNISAMSFGALSANAISALNRGARIGGFAHDTGEGGISRYHRAGGGDLIYEIGTGYFGCRTPDGQFDPDLFRQVAADPQVKMIEIKLSQGAKPGQGGILPAAKITPEIAEARGVPMGVDCHSPDGHSAFSTPVELMQFIARLRELSDGKPVGFKLCIGHRREFMCMVKAMLKTGITPDFIVVDGKEGGTGAAPLEFANHMGMPLVDGLTFAHNALRGASLRDRVKIGASGKLVTAFDIAKALALGADWANSARGFMFSIGCIQAQSCHTNHCPTGVATQDKSRQRALVVPDKAQRVANFHRNTLKALGDMTGAAGLTHPSGFLPWHLMMRENEREMVTGEDVYPYMPDGFLLREDDERFGYMKRWRRASADSFEPFDEGV, encoded by the coding sequence ATGTTTTCGCGCCTGCTGCGCTTTTCCACCTTGATCGCCTGCGTCGTGCTGGCGCTGGCCTCGGCCGTGGCGCTGACCTGGTCCGGCGCCTTCTGGTTGCCTCTGGCGATTTTCGGCGCCCTGGCGGCGCTGGGGATCTACGACATGCTGCAAACCCGGCACGCGATCTTGCGCAACTATCCGATCCTGGGCCACCTGCGCTATTTCTTCGAAATGATCCGGCCCGAGATCCGCCAGTATCTCCTCGAAAGCGATTTCGACGAGGAACCCTTCTCGCGCGAAGCGCGCAACATCGTCTACCAGCGGTCCAAGAATGTCGAGGACAAGCGCCCCTTCGGCACCAAGGTCAGCGTCTACGACGGCGGCTATCAATGGCTCACCCACTCGATCCGCCCGCGCAAGATCGAGAATTCGGATTTCCGCGTGCGGATCGGCGGGCCCGACTGCAAACACCCCTACGATCTGTCGCTTTACAACATCTCGGCCATGTCCTTTGGCGCGCTGTCCGCCAACGCGATCTCGGCGCTCAATCGCGGCGCCAGGATCGGCGGATTCGCCCATGACACGGGCGAGGGGGGGATCTCGCGCTATCACCGCGCGGGCGGCGGCGACCTGATCTACGAGATCGGCACCGGGTATTTCGGCTGCCGCACCCCCGACGGACAGTTCGACCCCGACCTGTTCCGCCAGGTCGCGGCCGACCCCCAGGTCAAGATGATCGAGATCAAGCTGAGCCAGGGCGCGAAACCGGGACAGGGCGGCATCCTGCCCGCCGCCAAGATCACCCCCGAAATCGCCGAGGCGCGCGGCGTGCCCATGGGGGTCGATTGCCATTCGCCCGACGGGCATTCGGCCTTTTCCACCCCGGTCGAACTGATGCAATTCATCGCACGGCTGCGCGAATTGTCGGATGGCAAGCCCGTGGGCTTCAAACTGTGCATCGGCCACAGGCGCGAATTCATGTGCATGGTCAAGGCGATGCTGAAAACCGGCATCACCCCCGATTTCATCGTCGTCGATGGCAAGGAAGGCGGCACCGGCGCCGCGCCGCTGGAATTCGCCAACCACATGGGAATGCCGCTGGTCGATGGATTGACGTTTGCCCATAACGCACTGCGCGGCGCCAGTCTGCGCGACCGGGTGAAGATCGGCGCCTCGGGCAAGCTGGTCACCGCCTTCGACATCGCCAAGGCGCTGGCCCTGGGGGCCGACTGGGCCAACTCGGCGCGCGGCTTCATGTTCTCGATCGGCTGCATCCAGGCGCAATCGTGCCACACCAACCACTGCCCGACCGGCGTCGCCACCCAGGACAAAAGCCGCCAGCGCGCACTGGTGGTCCCCGACAAGGCCCAGCGCGTCGCCAATTTCCACCGCAACACGCTGAAGGCGCTGGGCGACATGACGGGGGCGGCGGGGCTGACCCACCCGTCGGGGTTCCTGCCCTGGCACCTGATGATGCGCGAGAACGAGCGCGAGATGGTCACCGGCGAGGATGTCTATCCCTACATGCCCGACGGTTTCCTGCTGCGCGAGGACGACGAGCGGTTCGGCTACATGAAGCGCTGGCGCCGTGCCAGCGCGGACAGTTTCGAACCCTTCGACGAAGGCGTCTGA
- the murA gene encoding UDP-N-acetylglucosamine 1-carboxyvinyltransferase — protein MAQAQPHERIQYIVEGGHRLSGTIEPSGNKNAALPIVAAALLTDQTVTLTNVPRIRDIEVLVELIQSVGAEARWLDRNALEIRAARLRPADLDPDLCARVRASILLAGPMLARCGEVVLPPPGGDVIGRRRVDTHFLALEQLGAEISVNGHYRFKAARLRGADVFLDEPSVTATENALCAAVCAEGVTILRNCASEPHVQDLARFLMAMGATIEGIGTNTMTIRGGAPLSGCTHRIGPDHIEVGSLIGLAAVTKSEITIRNAGVEHLRSTLMGFGRLGIRCEVRGDDLFIPAGQEMRVQADFGGHIPTISDQPWPAFPADTMSIAIVTATQCEGVVMMFEKMFESRMFFVDKLIAMGARIVLCDPHRAIVAGPSSMRGARLESPDIRAGMAMLIAAMCAEGTSTINNAQQIERGYERIDERLNAMGAKITRVPPRA, from the coding sequence ATGGCGCAGGCGCAACCGCACGAACGCATCCAGTATATCGTCGAGGGCGGGCATCGGCTTTCGGGCACGATCGAACCGTCGGGCAACAAGAACGCGGCGCTGCCCATTGTCGCGGCGGCGCTGCTGACTGACCAGACGGTCACGCTGACCAATGTGCCGCGGATCCGCGACATCGAGGTCCTGGTCGAACTGATCCAGTCCGTCGGCGCCGAGGCCCGCTGGCTGGACCGCAACGCGCTGGAAATCCGCGCCGCCCGGTTGCGCCCCGCCGATCTGGACCCCGATCTTTGCGCGCGCGTGCGGGCGTCGATCCTGTTGGCCGGGCCGATGCTGGCGCGCTGTGGCGAAGTGGTGCTGCCCCCTCCGGGCGGCGATGTCATCGGCCGGCGCCGGGTCGATACGCATTTCCTGGCGCTCGAACAACTCGGCGCCGAGATCAGCGTGAACGGGCATTACCGGTTCAAGGCCGCGCGCCTGCGCGGCGCCGACGTGTTCCTGGATGAACCCTCGGTCACCGCGACCGAGAACGCCTTGTGCGCCGCCGTCTGCGCCGAGGGGGTGACGATCCTGCGCAACTGCGCCTCGGAGCCGCATGTGCAGGATCTGGCGCGCTTCCTGATGGCGATGGGCGCCACGATCGAGGGCATCGGCACCAACACGATGACGATTCGCGGCGGCGCGCCGCTCAGCGGCTGCACGCACCGCATCGGCCCCGATCACATCGAGGTCGGCTCGCTGATAGGCCTGGCGGCGGTTACAAAATCCGAGATCACGATCCGCAACGCGGGCGTCGAGCATCTGCGATCGACCCTGATGGGGTTCGGCCGGCTGGGCATCCGCTGCGAGGTGCGGGGCGACGACCTGTTCATCCCGGCGGGACAGGAAATGCGCGTGCAGGCCGATTTCGGCGGCCATATCCCGACGATCTCGGACCAGCCCTGGCCCGCGTTCCCCGCCGACACGATGTCGATTGCCATCGTCACCGCGACGCAATGCGAAGGCGTGGTGATGATGTTCGAAAAGATGTTCGAAAGCCGGATGTTCTTTGTCGACAAGCTGATCGCGATGGGGGCGCGGATCGTGCTGTGCGACCCGCACCGCGCGATCGTCGCGGGCCCGTCGTCGATGCGCGGGGCGCGGCTGGAAAGCCCCGATATCCGCGCCGGCATGGCGATGCTGATCGCCGCGATGTGCGCCGAGGGGACCTCGACCATCAACAACGCGCAGCAGATCGAGCGCGGCTATGAACGCATCGACGAGCGGCTGAACGCGATGGGCGCGAAGATCACCCGCGTGCCGCCCCGCGCCTGA
- the hisH gene encoding imidazole glycerol phosphate synthase subunit HisH → MLTVLVDYESGNLHSAQKAFERMASETGGGRVLVTNRPEDVLRADRIVLPGDGAFPACRRELDAVPGMTQALTEAVIDRGRPFLGICVGMQLLATAGHEYTDTPGLDWIGGDVVRITPADPALKVPHMGWNDMVLDRPHPVLAGLATGDHAYFVHSYRFQVSDPAHLLAHVDYGGPVTAIVGRDNILGTQFHPEKSQAAGLRLIANFLAWRP, encoded by the coding sequence ATGTTGACGGTTCTGGTGGATTACGAAAGCGGCAATCTGCATTCGGCGCAGAAGGCCTTTGAACGCATGGCCAGCGAAACCGGCGGCGGCCGCGTGCTGGTCACCAACCGGCCCGAGGACGTCCTGAGGGCCGACCGAATCGTGCTGCCCGGGGATGGCGCGTTTCCGGCCTGCCGGCGCGAACTCGATGCGGTGCCCGGCATGACCCAGGCCCTGACCGAGGCCGTGATCGACCGCGGCCGGCCCTTCCTGGGCATCTGCGTCGGGATGCAGTTGCTGGCGACCGCCGGTCACGAATACACCGATACCCCGGGCCTGGACTGGATCGGCGGTGACGTGGTGCGCATCACCCCCGCCGACCCGGCGTTGAAGGTGCCGCACATGGGCTGGAACGACATGGTGCTGGACCGCCCGCATCCGGTTCTGGCCGGGCTGGCGACGGGCGATCACGCCTATTTCGTGCATTCCTACCGCTTTCAGGTGTCGGACCCGGCGCATCTGCTGGCGCATGTCGATTACGGCGGGCCGGTTACGGCCATCGTCGGGCGGGACAACATTCTGGGGACCCAGTTCCACCCGGAAAAGAGCCAGGCGGCGGGACTCCGCCTGATCGCGAATTTCCTGGCGTGGCGGCCCTGA